CCGTGGCAAAGATCGTGATGGCGATGCTGTTCAAAACGGCACGCAGTTGCGATGCCGTTTCGTGCAGCGTCATCTCCGCCCGTTTGCGCTCGGTGATGTCGCTGGCCGTGCCGCGCACGACCGGGACCGCGAGTCCCTGACTCCGCAGGGTGTTGTTGTATTCCCAGATACGTCTTTCGCCGTGTTTGGTGTCCACGAACATCAAGCCGCTCGCGCTGCCTGTGGCTTGAATTTCAGCCAGATAACCCGCAAAGCGGTCACGGAATTCGGACGCCAGAATATCCTGCAGGTTCATCCCCAACAATTCATTTTCAGCGTACCCTGTGATCCGCGTCGCCGCCGGATTCGCCGAGAGGATATTCCCTGTTAAATCATGGATGCAGATGAGATCGTGGCTGTGTTGCACCAAATCTCGGTAGCGCTCCTCGCTTTCGCGCAACACCTCCGCCGCGTGGCGTTGTTCATCGCGCAGACGTTTCTGTTCGAGCGCATTCTTCACCGCCGGGCCCAACCGCCCCAGCCTGTCCTTCAGCAAATAGTCAGCCGCGCCCTGTTTTATGCACTCGACAGCAGCGTCTTCTCCGATCGTGCCGGATACTAGGATGGACGGGATGTCGAAACCGCTCGCCCGCAGAATTTGCAGTGCGTGCAGACCGTCGAATTGCGGCAGGCGGTAGTCGGAGAGGATAATGTCCAGTGTCGGGTTGAGAGCCGAACGATACGCCTCCTCGGTCTCCACGCGCTGCCATTCCGGCTCGAATCCGCCGCGACGCAATTCGTGCACGAACAACTCGGTGTCCGCCGGGTTGTCTTCCAGAATCAGAACGCGCAAGTGGACTGGCATCTTTTCCTCCCCGGGTGATGGACGCGGGTCGAGACTGAGACTGCGCTTGATATGCGAGAGTCAACTCGCGGGGGGCCGGTTGAGCAGCATCCAGTACAGCTCCAGTTGCCGCACGGCTTCGGTGAATTGCTCGAAATCCACGGGTTTGACGATGTAGCTGTTGACGCCCAGGTTGTAGCTTCGGACGATATCGCCTTCCTCGCGCGATGAGGTCAGCACCACGATCGGTATCGTCCGCGTGCGCGCGTCGGACTTGACCCGCTGCAGCACTTCCAGCCCGTCCACCTTCGGCAACTTCAGATCGAGCAGCACGACCTTCGGGGCTTGATCCACGTTGCGGCCGGCGTAGGCCCCAACGCCGAAGAGGTACTCCAGCGCCTCGGCCCCGTCGCGTACGACGTGGATGCGGTTCGTCAGGTTGTTGCGCTTGAAAGCGTGAAGGGTCAGTTCCACGTCGTTCGGGTTGTCCTCGACGAGCAGGATTTCGACCGGGTTATCCAGCATGCCTGTCTCCCTGTTGATATTCCGATGTGCGCCGAGCCAAATGGAAAACTCTGTTTCGCGCTATGCGCGCGCTTGCTCCGCAATGGACTCAACTCCGTAGCGCCGCCGGACGATGGCCGGTGGGAGATACGCGAGCAAAATCCCGACGGCCGCGCCCAGCCCAATCAGCCGGCTGACAATTTGCCACCAATCGGCCTGCGATAAACCGGCCACCGAGGCCACGAACGCGCTGCCAAACCAAAATACGAGACACCACGAGACGAGCAGGATACGATAACGCTGCGTCGCCTCGCGCACGCGGAAAAAAAGCGTGAAATACGCGAGCGAAGCCAAAATCTGCGGGAATACGAGCAAGACGAGCGCCGCCGCAAAAAACGGATCCGTGCGTGGATGCGCGTAAACCAGCCGAGTCGTCCACCGCTCGATTTGCACGCGGGCCGGATCGCTCGCGGCGATAGCGTAAACCAGCAAAACGAAATAGAGCGCGTAGAAAATCGCGAGCGGCGCCAGGAACCGCGGACTCCCTGTGAAGAGATAGACGAGATAGTAGAGCAGCCCCCACAGCGCGATGCAGATGAGCAAGATGTTGATGTACGTCAGCGCCACAAAGAGCGGAAGGGAGGCGATGTTGAACGCACCGAACAAATTCACGATGGCGCTCATCAGCGTCGTCGCGGCGAGACAATACCACCAAAGCCCGAACAATCGCCAGGCGAGCCGCGCCTCCGAGTTGGAAACGGTCCGTTGGCCCAGGCGCGCGGCCACATAGGTGTAAATCGCCGCTGACACGACCGAAAAGCATGTGCTAATCAACAGCGTGATTTGGATCACCGTCGCCTCCGTTACCGATCAGACCAATTCCCGCGCGCGTTCCGCCACTTCATCGACCGGCTCGCTGACCTGCGGAGGCGCTGCGGGTTCAATCCATGGCAGCGAGAAATGAAACGTGGCGCCGTCGTCCACGCGACCTTCCGCCCACACACGGCCGCCGTGCCGGTGGACGATGCGCTGAACAATCGCCAGCCCGACCCCCGTGCCTTCGTAATCTTCAGAACGGTGCAAACGCTGAAAGGTGCCGAACAGCTTGCCAACGTATTCCATATCGAAGCCGACGCCGTTATCGTTGACGGAAAACACCTGCTCGTCGTTCCCCTTTGTCCAACCGATGTCAATGCGCGCGAGGTCGCGCTTGCGCGTGTACTTGAGCGCATTAGACAGCAGGTTGATCCAGACCTGCTTCAACAAACGCGGGTCGGCCTGACATACGGGCAATGCCTGCCCCGCATCGGCCGACGGGTCGCCGACCGTGAACTCGACACGTCGCCCATTCGTCTCTGCGCGTAGCTCGTCAATCGACTGGCGAACCAGCGCCGTCATTTGAACCGGCTGCTTCCTGAGCGGTTGGCGGCTGAGACGCGAGAGCGTCAGCAGATCGTCCACCAGCGTCCCCATTTGCCGGGTGTTGTCGCGCACTAGATTGATATAGCG
This portion of the Chloroflexota bacterium genome encodes:
- a CDS encoding response regulator gives rise to the protein MLDNPVEILLVEDNPNDVELTLHAFKRNNLTNRIHVVRDGAEALEYLFGVGAYAGRNVDQAPKVVLLDLKLPKVDGLEVLQRVKSDARTRTIPIVVLTSSREEGDIVRSYNLGVNSYIVKPVDFEQFTEAVRQLELYWMLLNRPPAS
- a CDS encoding DUF4118 domain-containing protein — its product is MSVNQSTTTADFAVDEMRAQMDTQKTFRYAWQPYIVATVLIAVAAALRLWPLQDLRVRLAWLTFYPAVMVAALYGGLAAGLLGTLLSCLTILYLWPVLVAQPFIVDSADWLGLAVFCITCAMISSVAEAMRRASAQAKQAKEQLEVANTALAAANKELAATNNDLEAANKELEAFSYSVSHDLRAPLRAIDGFSRILLEEHAGHFVPEALRYINLVRDNTRQMGTLVDDLLTLSRLSRQPLRKQPVQMTALVRQSIDELRAETNGRRVEFTVGDPSADAGQALPVCQADPRLLKQVWINLLSNALKYTRKRDLARIDIGWTKGNDEQVFSVNDNGVGFDMEYVGKLFGTFQRLHRSEDYEGTGVGLAIVQRIVHRHGGRVWAEGRVDDGATFHFSLPWIEPAAPPQVSEPVDEVAERARELV